Part of the Coriobacteriaceae bacterium genome is shown below.
GCGAGCACAGCCGTCCGCCGATCGTCATCTCCCGCACCCACCCCGAGCTCATGCGTCGTCTGTTTGAGCAGGAGGTGCCCGAGATCTATGAGGGCACCGTCCAGATTAAGTCGATTGCCCGCGAGCCCGGCCAGCGCTCCAAGGTCGCCGTCCACTCGCTCGACGACCGCCTGGATCCCGTGGGCGCCTGCGTCGGCCCCAAGGGCAGCCGCGTTCGCGCCGTCGTGGGCGAGCTCCGCGGCGAGCGCGTCGACGTCATCCTGTGGGATGCCGATCCGGCCGTCTACGTCGCCAACGCCCTGTCGCCCGCCAAGGTCACCCGCGTCCTCATCGACGAGGAGAAGGCCTACGCCGGCGTCATCGTGCCCGACGACCAGCTTTCGCTCGCAATCGGCAAGGAGGGCCAGAACGCCCGCCTCGCCGCTCGCCTGACCGGCTGGCACATCGACATCAAGTCCGAGACCCTTGCCGCCGACATCCTCAAGAACGTCCCCGTTCACGAGGAGCCCGCCGCCGACCTGATCGGTGACGAGGACGACGACGTCCGTCGCTGCGAGTACGTGTCCGAGGACGGCATTCAGTGCCGCAACCAGGCCCGCCCCGGCTCCCGTTTCTGCGGTGTCCACGACACCGACGCCTTCGATGATGCGGAGGACCTGATCTAGCGCGCGGTCGCGCCGGGCGGGTCCCGGCGCATCTCCCACGCTCGTTCAGTCTCTAGGCACCCAAGGTGCCAGAAAGGGTAGGTGAAGTCATATGGCAAAAGTCCGTGTGTCC
Proteins encoded:
- the nusA gene encoding transcription termination factor NusA, which produces MAASDMMSALMELCQDKHIDQLYLIDRLEQSLAKSYAEILHLEWGAKVTIDRTTGKIYVYRLEPIDDSMDEEGNFTEFEEIDVTPKNTSRIAAQHAKAEINAIVRNSAREQIYEEFSGRIGDLISGTVLQSTPDFTIVKIRDGVEAELPHFDQRRYENERNERPMGERYLHNQHIKAVIIDVRDPNSNLQPVRGEHSRPPIVISRTHPELMRRLFEQEVPEIYEGTVQIKSIAREPGQRSKVAVHSLDDRLDPVGACVGPKGSRVRAVVGELRGERVDVILWDADPAVYVANALSPAKVTRVLIDEEKAYAGVIVPDDQLSLAIGKEGQNARLAARLTGWHIDIKSETLAADILKNVPVHEEPAADLIGDEDDDVRRCEYVSEDGIQCRNQARPGSRFCGVHDTDAFDDAEDLI